Proteins encoded in a region of the Bacteroidota bacterium genome:
- a CDS encoding type IV secretion system DNA-binding domain-containing protein has product MGDFYAEELTKQFYDWEVKGRGWLLWDSTIELEPPFQPFQFHASRRDDLFIDDGRKSTFLSNLADDLKKAFGNGPKMELPAEPAAEIMPTVDSDESELIEFAVTLPSNSELSHEYAEHFLLSLSSCSSPVSFEILGTEGAIIVQFSCRERDVRYVKQQIRSFFPDATVQEKKSFAAILAEGHTVIADCGLSDEFMRPLRTYKNFSPDTLTTIFGALENLGQGEVGLVQVLFKAAEAPWALSILRAVRNNDGSSFFIDAPEMVDLAEQKIDRPLFSVILRLVGQSLSSERAWDIVRDLYAGLHPFTDPASNELIPLTNDDYDDALHFYDVKNRTSHRSGMLLNSDELLGLVHLPSPSIHSSKLKRDSGKTKAVPSIARGHAFVLGENLNRDLKTKASLSVDQRLRHVHIIGKTGTGKSTLLLNMIKQDIEGGRGVAVLDPHGDLVEKIEEIVPERRLDDVILFDPSDAGYPVGFNILEARSDIEQTVLSSDLTELFRRFSTSWGDQMTTVLSNAIEAVLGSMEGGTLLELKRFLLENDFRRSILRAGADPAVIYFWEKEYPLLRGGSQISIITRLDAILRSKIVRNIVAQREGLDFRKIIETGKIFLAKLPQGIIGEENSYLLGSLIVSKLHQAVMGRQAMSVSERTPFFLYIDEFQNFATPSMISTLSGSRKYGFGLVLAHQDLHQIADAALENSVITNPSTRICFALGDNDAQKLASGFTHFDATDLMNLGVGEAIVRVERSDYDFNLKTYEVTPVAPETASTRREKIIAFTRERYGRKVSPVETQKPQTETPQPQSTPVEINRAPQPRVKPKEEDTPKPRPTPPPQRDSIPSGDLTARKDISQHRYFQTLVKKMAEQRGYKAVIEEPSGDGGRVDVGLERDGKRIAVEISVTTGDVQELHNIEKCLKAGYNPVVVCSTDKKNLEAIRKLMTEKLPPSDQSKVLFFEPEGLFLFLDKPGAVEVTSEQKFKGYRVKVHYQAVSESENRRRRETVAEVIGQTLKRIKKGAK; this is encoded by the coding sequence GTGGGAGACTTTTATGCGGAAGAATTAACAAAGCAATTCTACGACTGGGAAGTGAAGGGGAGGGGCTGGCTCTTGTGGGATTCGACGATTGAGCTCGAGCCTCCGTTCCAGCCGTTCCAATTCCATGCATCGCGCAGGGACGATCTCTTCATCGACGACGGCCGCAAATCGACCTTCCTCAGTAATCTGGCCGATGATCTTAAAAAGGCGTTCGGGAATGGGCCAAAGATGGAGCTGCCAGCGGAACCGGCGGCGGAGATCATGCCGACCGTCGATTCCGATGAGAGCGAATTGATAGAATTCGCCGTCACGCTCCCTTCCAACAGCGAATTGTCGCACGAATACGCCGAGCATTTTCTCCTTAGCCTAAGTTCCTGCTCTTCTCCCGTCAGCTTTGAGATTCTCGGAACGGAGGGTGCGATCATCGTCCAGTTCAGTTGCCGCGAGCGGGACGTTCGGTACGTGAAGCAGCAAATCAGGTCTTTCTTTCCCGATGCAACCGTCCAGGAGAAAAAATCATTTGCCGCAATCCTTGCCGAAGGTCACACCGTAATCGCCGATTGCGGGTTGAGCGATGAGTTCATGCGGCCGCTCCGCACGTATAAGAATTTCAGTCCCGACACGCTCACCACGATCTTCGGCGCTCTGGAGAATCTGGGACAGGGCGAGGTCGGCCTCGTGCAGGTTCTTTTCAAAGCGGCCGAGGCTCCCTGGGCATTGAGCATTCTGCGGGCGGTGCGGAACAACGACGGCAGTTCCTTTTTTATCGACGCGCCGGAAATGGTTGATCTTGCGGAACAAAAAATCGACCGGCCCCTCTTCTCGGTGATTCTCCGCCTTGTCGGACAAAGCCTTTCAAGCGAACGCGCCTGGGACATCGTGAGAGATCTTTACGCTGGGCTCCATCCGTTCACGGATCCTGCCTCCAATGAACTGATTCCCCTCACGAACGATGACTACGACGATGCGCTGCATTTCTATGACGTGAAAAATCGCACGTCCCACCGCAGCGGCATGCTTTTGAACAGCGACGAATTGCTCGGTCTCGTTCATCTTCCCTCGCCTTCGATCCATTCCTCAAAGCTCAAGCGGGATTCGGGGAAGACAAAAGCGGTTCCTTCCATTGCACGGGGGCACGCATTTGTTCTCGGTGAAAACCTCAACCGCGACTTAAAGACGAAAGCTTCTTTAAGCGTCGATCAAAGGCTCCGTCATGTTCATATCATTGGCAAAACGGGGACCGGAAAATCCACCCTCCTTCTCAATATGATCAAACAGGACATCGAAGGCGGAAGAGGAGTCGCCGTGCTCGACCCGCACGGGGACCTCGTGGAGAAGATCGAAGAAATTGTTCCCGAGAGAAGATTGGATGACGTGATTCTCTTTGATCCAAGCGATGCCGGATATCCTGTCGGCTTCAACATCCTTGAGGCCCGTTCCGACATAGAGCAGACCGTTCTCTCATCCGATCTTACGGAACTCTTCCGGCGCTTCTCGACGAGCTGGGGAGACCAGATGACAACCGTCTTATCGAACGCGATTGAAGCGGTGCTCGGCAGCATGGAAGGTGGGACGCTGCTAGAGCTGAAACGGTTCCTCTTGGAAAATGATTTTCGCCGCTCTATCCTCCGGGCCGGAGCCGATCCTGCCGTTATTTACTTTTGGGAGAAAGAGTATCCGCTTTTAAGAGGTGGCTCACAGATATCGATCATCACGCGGCTCGACGCGATTCTGCGTTCAAAGATCGTCCGCAATATCGTGGCGCAGAGGGAAGGGCTTGATTTCAGGAAGATCATCGAGACCGGAAAAATATTCCTGGCAAAGCTCCCGCAGGGAATCATAGGCGAAGAAAATTCTTACCTTCTCGGCTCGCTCATAGTTTCCAAGTTGCACCAGGCGGTCATGGGCAGGCAGGCAATGAGCGTAAGCGAACGCACGCCGTTCTTTCTGTATATCGATGAGTTCCAGAATTTTGCGACTCCTTCCATGATCTCGACGCTTTCAGGTTCACGAAAATACGGTTTTGGTTTGGTCTTGGCGCATCAGGACCTTCACCAGATCGCGGACGCAGCCTTGGAGAATTCGGTGATCACGAACCCTTCGACACGCATTTGTTTTGCGTTGGGGGACAACGATGCCCAAAAGCTGGCATCGGGTTTCACTCACTTCGACGCGACGGATTTGATGAATCTCGGCGTGGGGGAGGCAATCGTCCGGGTGGAGCGGAGCGACTATGATTTCAATCTCAAAACCTACGAAGTAACTCCGGTAGCGCCCGAGACGGCTTCAACGAGGCGTGAGAAAATAATCGCATTTACGAGAGAGCGGTACGGGCGCAAAGTGTCGCCTGTGGAGACCCAGAAGCCTCAAACCGAAACACCGCAACCGCAAAGTACCCCGGTCGAAATAAACCGAGCGCCGCAGCCGCGAGTCAAACCGAAAGAGGAGGACACTCCGAAACCGAGGCCAACTCCACCGCCTCAACGAGACTCGATTCCTTCCGGCGATCTTACGGCACGCAAGGACATTTCGCAGCACCGGTATTTCCAAACCTTGGTCAAAAAGATGGCCGAACAACGCGGCTATAAGGCCGTGATTGAAGAGCCGAGCGGTGACGGCGGGCGGGTGGATGTCGGTTTGGAACGGGATGGAAAACGTATTGCCGTTGAAATATCTGTCACGACAGGAGATGTACAAGAGCTTCATAATATAGAGAAGTGCCTCAAGGCGGGATATAATCCGGTCGTCGTTTGTTCAACGGACAAGAAGAACCTTGAGGCGATTAGGAAGCTGATGACAGAGAAGCTGCCACCTTCTGACCAGAGCAAAGTGCTTTTCTTCGAGCCTGAAGGGCTGTTCCTTTTTCTTGATAAACCGGGGGCTGTGGAGGTCACGAGCGAACAGAAGTTTAAGGGATACCGTGTCAAAGTGCACTATCAGGCCGTTTCCGAAAGTGAGAATAGGAGGAGGCGTGAAACGGTTGCCGAGGTCATCGGCCAAACATTAAAACGAATAAAGAAGGGTGCAAAGTGA
- a CDS encoding T9SS type A sorting domain-containing protein: protein MTHLWNLVKDVNIFLIAFRKTILTLSRVDKTTDRGYEMKKFGAISYTLLTILLSISDVQGEWKQLPVGSTRGGLWTVAMAGSNVFSGTSGGIFRSTNNGVTWTNVSNIYTLCFTLKGSECFAGTEDKGVIVSTDNGETWVQRDLGFTAYIEALATMDSTIFAGGEGGMFRSTDDGASWTAIENGMSAYQAMVTGLAVDGTRLLATTHDGLMISTDEGDSWANLVSNGLPSGLTNCILIHNSIALEGTPSGVVRSTDDGISWNSDNTGLPKVSGSYVPILSLAANQNMIFAGTSSGLYISMDSGATWNSSNDGLPGNQIFSIAIEDTTLFVATINNGVFRSIDNGASWTSTSSGIVLSEVNSIAGNGSDVFAVMDHNSLYSSTDNGATWAADTALHGGIISSLTVLGQDVYAMTNSGIYVSSDKGKTWNTINGGVIDTTHPSMLVQSASNLVSATQDSGGVFLSSDNGTTWKNVGQYLPELASLATSGSNVVAGTHDGVYLSTDNGETWSNGNDTLININTLASAGSIVFGGRYFWPFPIGFSPPSPPGGVFLSTDGGLTWSPFSSGIPFNPQVYAIAVHGKYVFAGAEPGLYTSTISNNNWVNMGENLPDGPVLSLFINDSSVFVGTELSGIWCASLSAVTGVNQPIASVIPGSFQLEQNYPNPFNPSTTISYQISEVANVKLRVYDILGRQVATLVDAKQYPGNYKAVFNAGNIASGVYFYRLEVKNYMAARKMAVIK, encoded by the coding sequence ATGACCCATCTCTGGAATCTGGTTAAAGATGTAAACATTTTCCTAATTGCGTTCAGAAAAACGATATTAACCCTCAGCCGCGTAGACAAAACAACTGACAGAGGATATGAGATGAAAAAGTTTGGGGCAATATCATACACTTTATTAACAATCTTACTTTCTATTTCAGATGTTCAGGGCGAATGGAAGCAACTTCCAGTTGGTTCAACTCGTGGAGGCTTATGGACAGTTGCTATGGCTGGCTCAAACGTTTTCTCTGGAACCTCTGGAGGGATTTTTAGATCCACTAACAATGGTGTCACATGGACGAACGTAAGCAACATATACACTCTGTGCTTCACGCTGAAGGGGTCTGAATGTTTTGCGGGTACGGAGGACAAAGGTGTCATCGTTTCCACAGACAACGGCGAAACGTGGGTTCAACGAGATCTTGGATTCACGGCCTATATAGAGGCTTTGGCGACCATGGACTCGACTATCTTTGCCGGAGGAGAGGGGGGCATGTTCAGATCAACCGATGACGGCGCGAGCTGGACCGCTATTGAAAATGGCATGTCAGCTTATCAGGCAATGGTTACTGGTCTTGCTGTAGATGGCACAAGACTGCTAGCTACTACCCATGATGGTCTTATGATATCCACTGACGAGGGCGATAGTTGGGCCAATCTCGTCAGTAACGGCTTGCCGTCTGGATTGACAAACTGTATCCTCATACACAACTCCATCGCACTGGAGGGGACGCCAAGCGGCGTGGTAAGATCCACCGATGATGGAATATCCTGGAATTCTGATAATACTGGGTTGCCTAAAGTGTCAGGGTCCTACGTCCCAATTCTTTCGTTAGCAGCGAATCAAAATATGATATTTGCAGGAACAAGCTCTGGACTCTATATCTCTATGGACAGTGGCGCTACATGGAATTCTTCAAACGATGGCTTACCGGGAAATCAGATTTTCTCAATCGCAATAGAAGATACGACTCTTTTCGTAGCAACAATTAACAATGGAGTATTCCGTTCAATTGATAATGGTGCAAGCTGGACTTCCACGTCTTCAGGGATTGTTCTATCAGAAGTAAATTCGATTGCAGGCAATGGTTCTGACGTTTTCGCGGTGATGGATCACAATTCATTATACTCCTCTACCGATAATGGCGCAACGTGGGCTGCAGATACGGCCCTACACGGCGGGATTATTAGTTCGTTAACAGTGCTTGGTCAAGATGTTTACGCGATGACGAATAGTGGAATCTATGTATCATCGGACAAAGGCAAAACGTGGAATACGATTAATGGCGGAGTGATAGATACGACTCATCCATCGATGCTTGTCCAAAGCGCTTCAAATCTCGTGTCGGCAACTCAGGATAGCGGAGGAGTTTTTCTTTCATCAGACAATGGCACAACATGGAAAAATGTAGGCCAATACCTACCTGAGTTAGCCTCTTTGGCAACGTCAGGTTCAAATGTCGTCGCTGGGACACATGACGGCGTTTATCTTTCAACGGATAACGGCGAAACTTGGTCCAATGGGAACGACACCTTAATAAACATCAACACGCTGGCATCAGCTGGTTCAATTGTCTTTGGTGGACGGTATTTTTGGCCATTTCCAATTGGCTTCTCGCCTCCGAGCCCCCCTGGAGGAGTCTTTCTTTCTACGGATGGAGGCCTAACGTGGTCGCCCTTTAGTTCCGGCATTCCTTTTAATCCACAAGTTTATGCAATCGCCGTACATGGTAAGTATGTATTTGCTGGCGCCGAACCGGGACTTTATACCTCCACTATCAGCAATAACAATTGGGTCAACATGGGAGAGAATCTGCCAGACGGACCCGTCTTGTCATTATTCATCAATGACTCAAGCGTTTTTGTCGGAACAGAACTTAGCGGTATTTGGTGTGCCTCACTTTCTGCAGTAACAGGTGTCAATCAACCTATTGCCTCTGTTATACCGGGGTCGTTTCAACTGGAACAAAATTATCCAAATCCATTTAACCCATCCACAACGATCAGCTATCAAATCTCAGAGGTCGCCAACGTGAAGTTGAGAGTTTATGACATCCTTGGCAGACAAGTTGCAACCCTAGTCGATGCCAAACAATATCCAGGAAATTACAAAGCAGTGTTTAACGCGGGAAACATTGCGAGTGGCGTTTACTTCTACAGGCTTGAGGTTAAGAACTATATGGCTGCCCGAAAGATGGCAGTAATAAAATAA
- a CDS encoding metallophosphoesterase, which yields MSSAKKKARLATTTLSARVTPKIIKGQANFGSDILPLHFHAPLDEKKIPPQPWQNLPQPTGQSPFRLSLESVLSPDEIQRINATGKLVFHTVGDTGGVNETTDIENVASYMEKDFSPNKGESSPAFFYHLGDVVYYEGQAMNYFAQFYEPYMRYPAPIFAIPGNHDGDVDPTTGEKSLDAFVNNFCARAPIHTPEAKEAPRDAMTQPNVYWTLETPLATIIGLYSNCPEGGELKPDQIAWFESELIAAPKDKALIVAVHHPIYSAFGAHPGSQHLKDVFEQACGKANRIPHAVLSGHVHNYQRFNGELWGEEVPFFVIGAGGYNHRLHVLSEKIHRTKLPIQMPGSVGTLECYCDQNHGYMVVEITKKQMAFKYYAVPETGASPTKALKPYDTITIGLNLK from the coding sequence ATGTCCTCTGCAAAGAAGAAGGCGAGACTCGCCACGACAACATTATCGGCCAGAGTTACTCCTAAAATAATAAAAGGTCAAGCTAACTTTGGCTCAGATATTTTGCCTTTACATTTTCATGCGCCTTTGGATGAGAAGAAAATTCCTCCTCAACCATGGCAAAACCTCCCTCAGCCAACTGGCCAGTCACCTTTTCGCTTATCGCTGGAATCTGTTTTGTCGCCTGACGAGATTCAAAGAATCAATGCAACAGGGAAATTGGTGTTTCATACGGTTGGTGATACTGGGGGAGTCAATGAAACCACCGATATTGAGAATGTAGCTTCTTATATGGAAAAAGATTTTTCTCCTAACAAGGGAGAATCAAGCCCGGCCTTTTTTTACCATCTTGGCGATGTTGTGTATTATGAGGGGCAAGCGATGAATTACTTCGCTCAGTTCTATGAACCTTATATGCGCTACCCGGCTCCCATATTTGCAATTCCGGGGAACCATGACGGTGATGTGGATCCAACAACAGGAGAAAAATCATTGGATGCCTTTGTGAATAATTTCTGCGCGCGTGCCCCCATCCATACTCCTGAAGCAAAGGAGGCGCCGCGCGATGCGATGACTCAGCCTAATGTATATTGGACGCTCGAAACACCGTTAGCAACCATTATCGGTTTGTACAGCAATTGCCCTGAAGGTGGCGAGCTTAAGCCAGATCAAATTGCATGGTTTGAATCAGAGTTGATCGCCGCTCCGAAGGATAAAGCACTCATTGTGGCGGTTCACCATCCCATCTATTCCGCTTTCGGAGCCCATCCGGGAAGCCAGCATCTCAAGGATGTCTTTGAACAGGCTTGCGGGAAGGCAAATCGGATCCCGCATGCAGTGCTGTCCGGACACGTTCACAATTATCAACGTTTCAACGGTGAATTATGGGGGGAGGAAGTGCCTTTCTTTGTCATTGGCGCTGGAGGCTACAATCATCGGTTGCATGTACTATCAGAGAAAATTCATCGGACCAAGTTGCCAATTCAAATGCCAGGATCTGTTGGTACTTTAGAATGCTATTGCGACCAGAATCATGGTTACATGGTTGTTGAGATCACAAAAAAACAAATGGCCTTCAAATATTATGCCGTCCCCGAAACGGGCGCCTCTCCGACCAAGGCATTGAAGCCGTACGACACGATCACAATCGGCCTCAATTTGAAATAA
- a CDS encoding protease pro-enzyme activation domain-containing protein, with protein MKPIKMLFVFALFFVFSSLSLAQQNHAMQVVHSRTPGIVKQLSLKSISRMDPTVRLNLVFCLPLRNQQALTTLLHDLYDPTSPRYHQFLSHSEFISEFSPTETDYQSVISFAKANGLLVTNTVPDRMLIDVNGSVPDIQKALNVNMVIYKHPTENREFYSSDVEPSVNLSVPVLAIRGLDNYEIPRPADLKVNPTQTAVLPAVGSGPNGTYIGNDFRTAYVPSVSLNGHGQAVGLLEFNSGFYQSDITAYEQLAGLPNVHISSVLLDGCSGTPDQNDIEVSIDIEMAISMAPNLDSVTVYEGEFSTDILEAMASNTSIKQFSASWAFWEDYSSDPQWFATLSAQGQSFFNASGDWGAWGSYYGSAIDDPNVTIVGGTVLSTTAPGGAWSSETAWIASGGGISSNGIGLPSYQQGIANSANGASNTYRNGPDVAMNATNVWDIYNNGSAEAVQGTSVSSPLWAGFMALANQQAVSLGDGPLGCINYAIYPLGEGNAYTSAFHDITTGNNNKYGNFGYNAVSGYDLVTGWGSPKGQTLINFLSNPVWGGTKLLSSSYTVPSGQSLIIEPGANLKFASGASLVVNGMLEAVGTSSQPIAFTSTGSTSPGSWGSIQLNGSAANSSTISFANIQYGTEVDVNTANNVTIQNCNITNNLLNGINVTSSSNFTAQYNTIKNTNAYHGIIITGGSNNNCYYNVISKTNHGHNGAGILYSGSSGTVGENDIDYYNWGIAGIWGASPSADLDQAGIKNNRVTNCLIGLYMYHLSYGEFGVSTSYPSWGLNSIYNNSSYNALVGDGSTASGLYAECDWWGSYPPNSSLWYVYSGCYGYFTYPLTADPWAGYPTPSIKQIENSLEVTPRIAQNNSHSSPMNSIQNPVAVQSNLPDSLLIGVALRDQNNFTAAKDFFLSYLNSHPDNQAAYVYLYSCADSATTPAIIQYFTNLPKQAAPDHKLLLANLYLMQGNVTSAKQVNNAIIAANPNTPLAVRAELNNLSIALYSENDVSTASAILTQVESQASLTTPMELSTAEAAFKYYVNPQTGQMSNSSAGQSGSSTDVVQSNDTGSLQNYPNPFNPTTTISYQIQNSGHVTIKVFDVLGRDVTTLVDEFKPAGRYTAQFDASRLASGIYFYSIKSSNYNAVKKMLLLK; from the coding sequence ATGAAACCGATCAAAATGCTTTTTGTTTTTGCCCTTTTTTTCGTCTTCAGCTCTTTGAGCTTAGCACAGCAGAACCATGCCATGCAAGTGGTACATAGCCGGACGCCAGGCATTGTCAAGCAACTTTCTTTGAAATCCATCAGCCGCATGGATCCAACGGTTCGCTTGAATCTTGTTTTTTGCCTTCCACTACGCAATCAACAGGCTCTCACGACTTTGCTCCATGACCTTTACGATCCAACGAGTCCGCGGTATCACCAATTCCTGTCTCACTCAGAATTCATTTCGGAATTCAGTCCAACTGAGACAGATTATCAATCAGTGATTTCATTTGCTAAGGCTAATGGACTCCTCGTTACGAATACTGTCCCGGACAGGATGCTCATAGATGTAAACGGTTCTGTTCCTGATATTCAAAAAGCTTTGAACGTCAACATGGTAATTTACAAACATCCAACGGAAAATCGAGAATTCTATTCATCGGATGTCGAACCGTCAGTAAACTTATCGGTACCAGTTCTTGCGATAAGGGGGTTAGATAATTATGAAATACCTCGCCCCGCAGATTTAAAAGTTAACCCTACTCAAACAGCTGTCCTTCCCGCGGTTGGAAGCGGGCCGAACGGAACGTACATCGGAAATGATTTCAGGACTGCATATGTTCCAAGCGTTTCGCTAAATGGTCACGGCCAGGCGGTTGGACTTCTCGAATTTAATTCGGGTTTTTATCAGAGCGATATAACTGCTTATGAACAACTCGCCGGTCTTCCAAATGTTCACATAAGTTCAGTTTTGTTGGATGGATGCAGTGGTACTCCTGACCAAAATGATATAGAGGTATCGATTGACATTGAGATGGCGATATCTATGGCTCCTAATTTGGATTCAGTGACAGTCTATGAAGGAGAATTCAGTACAGATATTCTGGAAGCTATGGCATCAAATACTTCCATCAAACAGTTTAGTGCATCGTGGGCCTTTTGGGAAGATTACTCGTCGGATCCTCAATGGTTCGCTACCCTTTCCGCACAAGGCCAATCTTTTTTTAATGCTTCAGGTGATTGGGGTGCATGGGGCTCTTACTATGGGTCTGCGATTGACGATCCCAACGTTACGATTGTAGGCGGAACAGTCCTATCCACGACGGCGCCTGGTGGTGCTTGGTCATCGGAAACAGCGTGGATTGCAAGCGGAGGCGGAATTTCCTCCAACGGAATTGGACTCCCAAGTTATCAGCAGGGCATTGCTAATTCCGCCAATGGCGCATCAAATACTTATCGAAACGGACCTGATGTTGCCATGAATGCCACCAATGTTTGGGATATTTATAACAATGGATCGGCGGAAGCCGTACAAGGTACTAGTGTATCATCCCCACTGTGGGCTGGTTTCATGGCCTTAGCCAATCAACAAGCTGTGTCACTTGGTGATGGTCCGCTCGGCTGCATAAATTACGCGATTTACCCGCTCGGTGAAGGAAACGCATACACCTCTGCTTTCCACGACATAACAACTGGAAATAATAATAAATATGGAAACTTCGGATATAATGCAGTATCCGGTTACGATCTCGTTACAGGTTGGGGCTCTCCAAAAGGTCAAACACTGATTAATTTTCTCTCTAACCCTGTTTGGGGAGGTACGAAACTTTTATCGTCAAGTTATACAGTCCCAAGCGGACAATCTTTGATAATTGAGCCGGGTGCAAACCTGAAATTTGCAAGTGGAGCTTCCCTTGTTGTAAACGGCATGCTGGAAGCCGTAGGTACCTCCTCCCAGCCGATCGCATTCACCTCAACAGGCTCAACATCTCCAGGTAGTTGGGGGTCGATTCAGTTAAACGGTTCCGCTGCAAACAGCTCAACTATCAGCTTTGCAAATATCCAGTATGGAACAGAGGTGGATGTAAACACTGCTAATAATGTTACCATACAAAATTGTAATATCACAAATAATTTGCTGAATGGCATAAATGTCACGTCGTCCTCTAATTTTACCGCACAATATAACACAATCAAGAATACAAACGCCTATCATGGAATTATTATCACGGGCGGTTCAAATAACAATTGTTATTATAATGTTATTTCCAAAACGAATCATGGGCACAACGGAGCCGGAATACTGTATTCTGGTTCGAGCGGAACAGTCGGAGAGAACGATATTGATTATTATAATTGGGGTATTGCTGGTATCTGGGGCGCATCACCTAGTGCGGACCTTGACCAAGCTGGAATTAAAAACAACCGCGTTACGAACTGCTTGATTGGGCTTTATATGTATCATCTGAGTTATGGTGAATTTGGAGTCAGCACTTCATATCCTTCATGGGGTTTAAATAGTATTTACAATAATAGTAGCTATAATGCCCTTGTTGGCGATGGGAGTACTGCGAGCGGACTTTATGCAGAGTGCGATTGGTGGGGGAGCTATCCTCCTAATTCATCGTTGTGGTACGTATACTCGGGGTGCTACGGTTACTTTACTTATCCGCTTACCGCTGACCCATGGGCTGGATATCCCACTCCGTCCATCAAACAGATTGAGAATAGTCTCGAAGTTACACCGCGCATAGCTCAAAACAATAGCCACAGCAGTCCCATGAACTCAATTCAAAATCCTGTTGCAGTTCAATCAAATCTTCCAGATTCTCTTTTAATTGGAGTAGCACTACGGGATCAGAATAACTTCACAGCAGCAAAAGATTTCTTCCTGTCATACCTGAATTCGCATCCGGATAACCAAGCGGCTTATGTGTATCTCTACAGCTGTGCGGATAGTGCAACGACACCGGCCATCATCCAGTATTTCACCAATCTGCCGAAGCAAGCCGCCCCCGACCACAAGCTCCTCTTGGCCAATCTGTATCTTATGCAGGGCAATGTTACTTCAGCTAAACAGGTTAACAATGCCATTATAGCTGCAAATCCAAATACGCCTCTTGCAGTAAGAGCAGAGCTCAACAACCTATCCATCGCGTTATATTCTGAGAACGACGTTAGCACTGCTTCAGCAATTCTGACTCAGGTAGAGAGTCAGGCCAGCTTAACAACCCCGATGGAATTATCGACTGCTGAAGCCGCATTCAAGTATTACGTTAATCCCCAGACAGGACAAATGTCCAATAGCAGCGCTGGACAAAGTGGTAGTTCAACCGATGTAGTTCAATCTAATGATACTGGGTCTCTTCAGAATTATCCCAATCCTTTCAACCCGACGACCACCATCAGTTACCAAATTCAGAATAGTGGTCATGTCACGATCAAGGTATTTGATGTTCTGGGGAGAGATGTAACGACATTGGTAGATGAATTCAAGCCAGCTGGCCGCTATACCGCGCAATTCGATGCCTCTCGTCTTGCAAGCGGCATTTACTTCTATTCGATCAAGTCGAGCAATTACAATGCTGTGAAAAAAATGTTATTGCTCAAGTAA
- a CDS encoding helix-turn-helix transcriptional regulator, whose product MRDETSIFSSRRNPKIDGYQPDPNMFGVHLELCSPIIRMAVLRLMTDFRNNIRIENLAKDLNVHPSHLERQFKNQNDTITLKQLLIGFRLHYATFLICFENLKLNEIAEKAGFASARDLYRSFRHHLGITAAHYKQSCKFEHFKSIYDKGTRMRAARRNVEKK is encoded by the coding sequence ATGCGTGACGAAACATCAATTTTCAGTTCTCGGAGAAATCCGAAAATTGACGGTTATCAACCCGACCCGAACATGTTTGGGGTCCATTTAGAGCTCTGCTCACCAATAATAAGAATGGCTGTATTAAGGCTTATGACGGATTTTAGAAATAACATTAGGATAGAGAATCTTGCAAAGGATCTGAATGTTCATCCAAGTCATCTTGAACGGCAGTTCAAAAACCAGAACGATACTATCACGCTGAAACAGCTGCTCATTGGATTTCGTCTACACTACGCAACTTTTCTTATATGTTTCGAAAATCTAAAATTAAACGAAATCGCGGAAAAAGCAGGATTTGCCAGTGCGAGAGACCTTTATCGGAGTTTTCGTCACCATCTTGGAATTACTGCAGCACATTACAAACAAAGTTGCAAATTCGAACACTTCAAGTCGATTTATGATAAAGGAACACGAATGCGAGCTGCAAGGCGAAATGTAGAGAAAAAATAA
- a CDS encoding helix-turn-helix transcriptional regulator, producing MVHLIPRLTQFLGYTPPLFHGQTTGQKIVTYRHVRGMSQRALALELNVDPGTLGRWERDESFPTGKLKTRLELFFTEILSGDGRTER from the coding sequence ATGGTGCACCTGATACCTAGGCTAACACAATTCCTCGGCTACACCCCTCCGCTCTTCCACGGACAAACGACCGGGCAGAAGATCGTCACGTACAGGCACGTCCGTGGAATGAGCCAGCGGGCGTTGGCCCTTGAATTGAACGTCGATCCGGGAACGCTGGGGCGGTGGGAAAGAGATGAAAGTTTTCCGACAGGAAAACTCAAAACAAGGCTGGAGCTATTCTTTACGGAGATTCTTTCAGGCGACGGTAGGACTGAACGATGA